In Mycolicibacter virginiensis, the DNA window GGAGTGCACCTCGGGGGGTAACGCCATCCAGATGGGTGTGGTCATGGTCGTGGGCTCACTCCATGCCAGTGCGGCCGGGAGTCCAGAACGGTTTGGTGCGAATGCGCCGTCGATCCCAGCCGCGTTCGGTGATCAGGATCTTTCGCAAGGTTTGGATGGTGCGGGCCTCACCGGCGAGGTAGGCGACGCCGGGGTGATCGGGAAGGTCGAGGTTGCGCAGGGCGTCGGCGAGGACGGGGGAGTTCGCGGCCGAGGCGTCACCGCGCTCGACCTGGGGCACGGACCGCGTGAGCGGAAGGTGATCTGCTTCGCTCGCGGCCTCGATGACGCCGTACACCTCCGCGTCCGGTCGTAGCGACCGCAGCATGGCGGCGAACGCGACCGAGGCCGTCTCATCCCCGGCGAACACGTGGTAGGCAGCGTCACGGCGGACGACGAAGTTGCCCTGCGGCCGGGTGAAATCGACCTGGTCTCCGAGCGACACGGCCGTCGCCCACCGCCGGGCGGGCGTCACGGCGTCTGGATCGAAGCCGTGTTGGAACATCACGATGTCGAGCGTTCCGGCGTCGGCATCCGCGTCGTAGACGGAGTAGGTGCGCAAGGCGTCGTGGGGATGCAGCCGCAGCACCGAATCGAGTAGGCCGGCGACCTGCAGACGGACATGCTGGCCCGGCGTCCAGGTCAGGCCCCGCAGGCGTGGGCCGGTGAAACGGATGCGGCGCATCGTCGGCGTCAGCTGTTCGACCTCGCCGACGGTTGCGGACAGAAA includes these proteins:
- a CDS encoding siderophore-interacting protein yields the protein MAPLLDSFPLVSTLRDALFLSATVGEVEQLTPTMRRIRFTGPRLRGLTWTPGQHVRLQVAGLLDSVLRLHPHDALRTYSVYDADADAGTLDIVMFQHGFDPDAVTPARRWATAVSLGDQVDFTRPQGNFVVRRDAAYHVFAGDETASVAFAAMLRSLRPDAEVYGVIEAASEADHLPLTRSVPQVERGDASAANSPVLADALRNLDLPDHPGVAYLAGEARTIQTLRKILITERGWDRRRIRTKPFWTPGRTGME